In Clostridium sp. DL-VIII, the following proteins share a genomic window:
- a CDS encoding acyl-CoA thioester hydrolase/BAAT C-terminal domain-containing protein — protein sequence MEQYRSKEIYADFYENKGKRLAVIMGGSVPGLPSNISNDLSNYLKQNFNILLLAYYGVGELTKSLEMVPIEYFTNSINFIKEKYNIPDNEVIIIGQSKGGEAALVLTNYMKSVITIACVPSSYVFQGLPEDLFSILKAQPKASWSFSNKELPYIKFNIDEEAMNNAKNNNFCRCYETSIENNFNPDAVITIDSYKGKILLISSENDSYWPSKNMCNTLVKNSKNNNNIKHVSLNLEGHSFLKYDESVREIISYLKSTVQ from the coding sequence ATGGAGCAATACAGGTCAAAAGAAATTTATGCAGATTTTTACGAAAATAAAGGAAAACGATTAGCAGTTATTATGGGTGGAAGCGTACCTGGGCTTCCATCTAATATAAGTAATGATTTATCCAATTACTTAAAACAGAATTTCAATATTTTACTCTTAGCATACTATGGAGTCGGAGAACTTACAAAGTCTTTAGAAATGGTTCCAATTGAGTATTTTACGAATTCCATAAACTTTATTAAAGAAAAATACAATATCCCTGACAATGAAGTAATTATTATAGGTCAATCTAAAGGAGGAGAAGCTGCTTTAGTGTTAACAAATTATATGAAATCAGTAATCACTATCGCCTGTGTTCCTAGTTCATATGTTTTTCAAGGCTTGCCAGAAGATCTTTTCAGTATCTTAAAAGCACAGCCAAAAGCTTCATGGTCCTTTAGTAATAAGGAATTACCATATATCAAATTTAATATTGATGAGGAGGCTATGAATAATGCAAAAAATAATAATTTTTGCAGATGTTATGAAACTTCCATAGAAAATAATTTTAATCCAGATGCTGTAATAACTATAGATTCTTATAAAGGCAAGATACTGCTCATTTCATCTGAAAATGATTCATACTGGCCAAGCAAAAATATGTGCAATACTCTAGTTAAAAATAGCAAAAATAACAATAATATTAAGCATGTCTCCTTAAATTTAGAAGGCCATAGCTTTTTAAAGTATGATGAATCTGTAAGAGAAATAATAAGCTATTTAAAATCAACTGTACAATAA
- a CDS encoding ATP-binding protein: MKYASLLNKVIKIMEDSGNKNWIIIGDNSIGKSEVLRGYVTKNKEAYYIDSVNRGFDIRKVILQDIESFSITSRQIIDTRIKDEFYNLTDSFGGNDHIERLYPLYKDKLKSLFKNYLDVDFSIEREGYEEGYGEGPLICKIDNIKAELSSGYQALARIFSELIFYKDIIKEKGIIVIDEIDEFLSPKNSANILNFLISEFPGNNFIVSTHSGDLIANTNAASIIALEKENFSILDSNDFTTLTEVNTLFHKLFNNQEREKDHLVDDKLQRLFDLKIIGKWTEEEEIEFSNIDFNNLTSVQKLIHKQIEEW; the protein is encoded by the coding sequence ATGAAATACGCAAGTTTATTGAATAAAGTTATAAAAATAATGGAGGACTCTGGTAATAAGAATTGGATTATTATTGGAGACAATTCTATTGGAAAGTCTGAAGTGCTTAGAGGATATGTGACAAAAAATAAAGAGGCTTATTATATAGACTCTGTAAATCGTGGATTTGACATAAGAAAAGTGATTTTACAGGATATTGAATCTTTCAGTATTACCAGTAGGCAAATTATAGATACAAGAATAAAAGATGAATTTTATAACTTGACTGATAGCTTTGGAGGAAATGATCATATAGAAAGATTGTATCCCTTGTATAAAGATAAATTAAAAAGTTTATTTAAAAATTATCTTGATGTAGATTTTAGCATTGAAAGAGAAGGATATGAGGAAGGATATGGAGAAGGTCCACTAATATGTAAAATAGATAATATTAAAGCTGAATTATCTAGTGGTTATCAGGCACTTGCTCGTATATTTTCAGAACTTATATTTTACAAGGACATTATTAAAGAAAAAGGAATTATTGTTATTGATGAAATTGATGAGTTTTTGTCACCTAAAAATTCAGCGAATATATTAAATTTCTTAATTAGTGAATTTCCAGGTAATAACTTTATTGTAAGTACACATTCAGGAGATTTAATTGCTAATACTAATGCTGCAAGTATCATTGCGTTGGAAAAAGAAAATTTTAGTATTTTAGATAGCAATGACTTTACTACATTGACAGAAGTAAATACTCTATTTCATAAGCTGTTTAATAACCAAGAAAGAGAGAAAGATCATTTAGTAGATGATAAATTACAAAGATTATTTGATTTAAAGATAATTGGAAAATGGACAGAGGAAGAGGAGATTGAATTTAGCAATATAGACTTTAATAACCTTACATCTGTACAAAAGTTGATTCATAAGCAGATTGAGGAGTGGTAA
- a CDS encoding DUF262 domain-containing protein encodes MKEDEFNSYIYGYANVQQYKTDVAFKTLVEGVKDNLYIIPDFQRVYKWTDGQVENLAVSLIRGMPIPPIYVYRNEMNQLEILDGQQRIISMVLYYMGKYTEKIRNNYIDLKIDNTPNASLFDCLKKINLIDKKYEMKYYEIINGEEMEKNVDITYETLPINIRRKLDYTNITVIEIIIENKELRNRYLYKIFANLNSGGIPLTPQELRNGIYGCEFYKMLSEVNESNERWKELFGNETDSSRNMERLLTFCAYKYYIKFEDDKFTIDNYKNMNKLLNDFSEEAVKFDDAKIDEYKKDIENFISLLKGKIPKQLLKTALLEILFTVTNKTNCQVSITKEFYDNISKINEYSKTIKTGNRTKSAIESKLEAVYNEIRKFIE; translated from the coding sequence TTGAAAGAAGATGAATTTAATAGTTATATATATGGATATGCAAATGTTCAGCAGTATAAAACAGATGTTGCTTTTAAGACATTAGTTGAAGGTGTTAAAGATAATTTGTATATTATACCGGATTTTCAAAGGGTTTACAAGTGGACGGATGGTCAGGTTGAAAATTTAGCAGTATCACTTATAAGAGGAATGCCAATTCCGCCAATATATGTTTATAGAAATGAAATGAATCAGCTTGAAATACTAGATGGACAGCAGCGTATTATAAGCATGGTTTTATATTATATGGGAAAATATACAGAAAAAATACGTAATAATTATATTGATTTAAAAATAGATAATACTCCTAATGCATCTTTATTTGATTGTTTAAAGAAAATAAACTTAATAGATAAAAAATATGAGATGAAATACTATGAAATTATAAATGGAGAAGAAATGGAAAAAAATGTTGATATTACGTATGAAACACTGCCTATAAATATAAGAAGAAAACTAGATTACACAAATATTACTGTTATAGAAATTATTATTGAGAATAAGGAATTGCGTAATCGATATTTATACAAAATATTTGCAAATTTAAATTCGGGAGGTATACCATTAACACCACAAGAATTAAGAAATGGTATCTATGGATGTGAATTTTATAAAATGCTTTCAGAAGTTAATGAATCTAATGAAAGATGGAAGGAACTGTTTGGCAATGAAACTGACAGTAGTAGAAATATGGAACGTTTATTAACCTTCTGTGCTTATAAATATTATATAAAATTTGAAGATGATAAATTTACTATTGATAATTATAAGAATATGAATAAATTATTAAACGATTTTTCAGAAGAAGCAGTTAAATTTGATGATGCGAAGATTGATGAATATAAAAAAGATATTGAAAATTTTATTAGTTTACTAAAAGGAAAGATTCCAAAACAATTGCTAAAAACAGCTTTATTAGAAATTTTATTTACAGTAACAAACAAAACAAATTGCCAAGTAAGTATCACTAAAGAGTTTTATGATAATATATCAAAGATTAATGAATATAGTAAAACAATTAAAACAGGAAATAGAACAAAATCAGCTATAGAAAGCAAATTAGAGGCGGTATACAATGAAATACGCAAGTTTATTGAATAA
- a CDS encoding DUF6622 family protein gives MNVINIIAEVISGTPFYVWILLIFLLKRGLNSAKDGEVSFPKMFIVPLIFMVWGLEKLFTGFSYLNIAMIFYIIFMCFGLLISYFLYSRYRKLYIKDNSLYKTGTYLPLIFVIVNFFVKYLLGVALSINPSLYSTLYFSTLYSLLCGFSVGLFIGGILQAYTASSQLKTLA, from the coding sequence ATGAATGTTATTAATATTATTGCTGAAGTTATAAGCGGAACCCCTTTTTATGTTTGGATTTTACTTATTTTTCTATTAAAACGAGGACTTAATTCAGCAAAAGATGGTGAAGTATCTTTCCCTAAAATGTTTATTGTGCCATTGATTTTTATGGTTTGGGGCTTAGAAAAATTATTTACAGGTTTTAGCTATTTAAATATTGCTATGATTTTTTATATCATCTTTATGTGTTTTGGTTTACTAATATCTTATTTTCTATATTCGCGATACAGAAAGCTATATATAAAAGATAATTCACTATATAAAACAGGCACTTATTTGCCATTAATTTTTGTCATTGTTAATTTCTTTGTGAAATATTTATTAGGTGTTGCTCTAAGCATTAATCCATCATTATATAGCACACTTTACTTTAGTACTTTATATTCATTATTGTGTGGCTTTTCTGTTGGATTATTTATTGGAGGTATTCTTCAAGCATATACTGCTTCTTCACAATTAAAAACACTAGCTTAA
- a CDS encoding EFR1 family ferrodoxin (N-terminal region resembles flavodoxins. C-terminal ferrodoxin region binds two 4Fe-4S clusters.), with protein sequence MKSVIYYFTGTGNNLQLAKKIAEALPDCTLVSMSKGKHDSNEVYDYIGFVYPTYALNLPRRVKQFISEMSLEKSKDAYFFAVTGCGNISGVALTVPAKILAKKGVTLNFAEKIIMVGNYVAMYELNERAQEKYQLATDNIPALAQKIAAKTQQPIGKVNEPLNISTAIGQKLIYARKDKGFNVSDACIGCGTCEAVCPVSNIVMKNKKPSFNHNCEQCMACVQWCPKQAINYKNITQNRKRYTNPSISLKELIEGNKNS encoded by the coding sequence GTGAAAAGTGTTATTTATTATTTTACAGGAACAGGAAACAACTTACAGTTAGCAAAAAAGATAGCTGAGGCATTGCCAGATTGCACTCTGGTATCAATGAGTAAAGGGAAACATGACAGCAATGAAGTGTATGATTATATCGGTTTTGTGTATCCGACATACGCCTTAAATTTGCCGCGAAGAGTAAAACAATTTATAAGCGAAATGTCGCTTGAAAAAAGTAAAGACGCATATTTTTTTGCTGTGACTGGATGTGGGAATATAAGTGGTGTTGCGTTAACTGTTCCCGCCAAAATTTTAGCCAAAAAAGGTGTGACACTTAATTTTGCAGAGAAAATTATTATGGTTGGAAATTATGTTGCCATGTATGAATTGAACGAGAGAGCCCAAGAGAAATATCAACTTGCTACCGATAATATACCTGCATTAGCACAAAAGATAGCTGCTAAAACACAGCAGCCAATAGGTAAAGTGAACGAGCCTCTTAATATATCAACTGCTATTGGACAAAAATTAATATACGCCAGAAAAGACAAAGGTTTTAATGTTTCCGATGCTTGTATAGGTTGTGGAACCTGTGAGGCAGTCTGCCCTGTTTCGAACATAGTAATGAAAAACAAAAAACCTAGTTTTAATCACAATTGTGAACAATGTATGGCGTGTGTGCAATGGTGCCCCAAGCAGGCTATTAACTATAAGAATATAACACAAAACAGAAAACGCTATACTAATCCTAGTATTAGCTTGAAAGAGTTAATAGAAGGTAATAAGAATAGTTGA
- a CDS encoding dihydrofolate reductase family protein, giving the protein MYNNRKLVLYIATSLDGYIATEDDSLEWLFKTEGEGDNGYSEFYNTVDTILIGRRTYDWIIEKEKGNFPYKNKKCYVFSESETGKNENVEFINQDVVEFTNKIKRLDGGNIWLVGGGVLLNSFIKERLVDEFIITISPTLIGHGIPLFKKNDFELELKLKGIRRFNQFVELHYKMK; this is encoded by the coding sequence ATGTACAACAATAGAAAATTAGTTCTATATATTGCGACAAGTTTAGATGGTTACATAGCTACAGAGGATGATTCCTTGGAATGGTTGTTTAAAACTGAAGGTGAAGGAGATAATGGATATTCTGAATTCTACAATACAGTTGATACTATTCTAATTGGTAGAAGAACTTATGATTGGATTATTGAAAAAGAAAAAGGTAACTTTCCTTATAAGAATAAAAAGTGTTATGTATTTTCTGAATCAGAAACAGGTAAGAATGAAAATGTAGAATTTATTAATCAAGATGTAGTGGAATTTACAAATAAAATCAAAAGGCTGGATGGAGGAAACATATGGCTTGTTGGCGGTGGCGTTCTTCTAAATTCTTTTATTAAAGAAAGGTTAGTTGACGAATTTATTATTACTATATCACCTACACTAATAGGTCATGGAATACCTTTATTTAAAAAAAATGATTTTGAGTTAGAACTAAAGTTAAAGGGGATAAGGAGGTTCAATCAATTTGTTGAACTCCATTACAAGATGAAATAA
- a CDS encoding Rrf2 family transcriptional regulator yields MAYSTEFSRAISISLLINQKMEEYGFEFVSAKTIAEFLKIPAPTVVRILRSLNAAGLTTTKEGAKGGVILGKPIAEITLLDIFSAVEHGSLFKMDIDFLIEDPRIDNLKSLIKNRMQDAEIAMKESLKKTTLADISKSL; encoded by the coding sequence GTGGCATATTCAACAGAATTTTCAAGAGCGATTTCCATTAGTCTTTTAATTAATCAGAAAATGGAGGAATATGGATTTGAGTTTGTATCGGCAAAGACTATTGCCGAATTTCTTAAAATACCTGCTCCAACAGTGGTTAGAATATTGAGAAGTCTCAATGCTGCTGGACTCACAACGACAAAAGAAGGAGCTAAAGGCGGAGTTATTTTAGGAAAACCAATTGCAGAGATAACCCTATTAGACATATTTTCAGCAGTTGAACACGGCTCTTTATTTAAGATGGACATTGATTTTCTAATTGAAGATCCAAGAATTGATAATTTAAAATCGCTCATAAAAAATCGTATGCAGGATGCTGAAATCGCCATGAAGGAATCTCTCAAAAAAACAACTCTGGCGGATATTTCTAAGTCACTATAA
- a CDS encoding AAA family ATPase, with amino-acid sequence MIYDSVYIKEIRLRKEIYKEDSYINKLPVVNNLERLALSSNVSFFVGENGSGKSTLLEAIAVNSGFNAEGGTRNFCFSSRETHSDLYKYITVVKSVKRPNDGFFLRAESFYNVATEIERLDVGSSRGNPVINSYGGTSLHKMSHGESFITLMTNRFSGNGLYILDEPEAALSPLKQMAMLSIINELVKKKSQFIIATHSPILMAYPDADIFVIDDDGIRKTPYKKTDNYMITRRFLENPEKMIDYLFE; translated from the coding sequence TTGATATATGATAGTGTATACATAAAAGAAATTCGTCTCAGGAAAGAAATTTATAAAGAAGATAGCTATATTAATAAGTTACCTGTAGTTAATAATTTAGAGAGATTAGCTTTATCAAGTAATGTAAGCTTTTTTGTTGGGGAAAATGGTAGTGGAAAATCAACATTATTAGAAGCTATTGCAGTTAACAGTGGATTTAATGCAGAAGGAGGAACTAGAAATTTTTGCTTTTCATCAAGAGAAACGCATTCTGATTTATATAAGTACATTACAGTAGTGAAAAGTGTGAAGCGACCTAATGATGGATTTTTCCTAAGAGCAGAAAGTTTTTATAATGTGGCTACGGAAATAGAAAGGCTTGATGTAGGAAGTTCTAGAGGAAATCCTGTCATAAACAGTTATGGGGGGACATCGTTACATAAGATGTCCCATGGTGAAAGTTTTATTACACTCATGACTAATCGTTTTAGTGGAAATGGGTTATATATTTTAGATGAACCAGAAGCGGCATTATCACCATTAAAGCAAATGGCTATGCTTAGTATAATTAATGAACTTGTAAAGAAAAAATCCCAGTTTATTATTGCAACTCATTCACCTATATTAATGGCATACCCAGATGCAGATATATTTGTGATAGATGATGATGGAATTAGAAAAACTCCTTATAAAAAGACAGATAATTATATGATAACAAGAAGATTTTTAGAGAATCCTGAAAAAATGATAGATTATTTGTTTGAATAG
- a CDS encoding class I SAM-dependent methyltransferase: MHHNNFTVEHMISMLEERDRIAPINEECNKFNIKNGDIVIDYGCGSGGYTKKISEILGESGKVYAVDIYELAIESVKKKINKYQLTNVETVLAKNINEIKDNVANIIIAIDMFHMVQEKNKFLKELHRLINKDGTLFIGIHHMTSEEVQRIILDSKLWEIQCEIDNCLKCIPIIN; this comes from the coding sequence ATGCATCATAATAATTTCACAGTCGAACATATGATTTCTATGCTAGAAGAGCGAGATAGAATTGCTCCAATCAACGAAGAGTGCAATAAATTTAATATTAAAAATGGAGATATCGTAATTGACTATGGTTGCGGCTCAGGTGGGTACACTAAAAAAATATCGGAAATTCTAGGTGAAAGTGGCAAAGTCTACGCTGTTGACATTTATGAATTAGCAATAGAATCTGTAAAAAAGAAAATTAACAAATATCAACTTACAAATGTAGAAACAGTCCTCGCAAAAAATATTAATGAAATAAAAGATAATGTTGCAAATATAATAATTGCTATAGACATGTTTCATATGGTTCAAGAAAAAAATAAGTTTCTAAAAGAATTACATCGACTTATTAATAAGGATGGTACTTTATTTATTGGCATACATCATATGACATCTGAGGAGGTACAAAGAATAATACTAGACTCCAAATTGTGGGAAATTCAATGTGAAATAGACAATTGCTTAAAATGTATTCCAATAATTAACTAG
- a CDS encoding Rrf2 family transcriptional regulator, translating into MKYTKATNYALHTIVYMIEHAKGEKISVITLAKHFNVSVTYLSKILTQLVKAGLIDSTSGANGGYFFSKKAEEISFMDVINAVEGNCALFRCEFGESKCAIHKVMTEAENLMESYLQDKKIYEIANEENFEVNKD; encoded by the coding sequence TTGAAATATACAAAAGCAACAAATTATGCTCTACATACTATTGTATATATGATTGAACATGCTAAAGGTGAAAAAATCAGTGTAATTACGCTGGCAAAACACTTTAATGTATCTGTCACATATCTTTCTAAAATATTAACACAATTAGTAAAGGCTGGGCTAATTGATTCGACTTCAGGAGCGAATGGCGGATATTTTTTTAGCAAAAAGGCAGAAGAAATTTCTTTTATGGATGTCATAAATGCAGTTGAAGGAAATTGTGCTTTATTTAGATGTGAATTTGGAGAAAGCAAATGTGCGATTCATAAGGTAATGACTGAAGCTGAGAACCTAATGGAAAGTTATCTGCAAGATAAAAAAATATATGAAATCGCTAATGAAGAAAATTTTGAAGTTAATAAAGACTAG
- a CDS encoding N-acyl homoserine lactonase family protein, whose translation MKVYVLDTGYLETDKNNVVGGATMGTYSKPYVENKWIKLPVMSILIDHPDGKILYDVGSNPEAMNGYWPKNLQEVYPLYQTKEQRLENQLALCGTKPEEIKKVIISHMHLDHAGNLNMFKDADVYVPKADFMQAQTQVRLNENPLTHGGYIKADMDVSVKQYHLVEEDFEFAKGVEIINLPGHTPGLLGIVVHLEDEGTLIFPQDCVYSSEIYGPPAKASGLLYDSLSFFKSIEKVRALEKKYDAKVFFAHDEEFFKTIKLAPEFYK comes from the coding sequence ATGAAAGTATATGTCTTGGACACGGGATATTTAGAAACTGATAAAAATAATGTAGTAGGTGGAGCTACTATGGGAACCTATAGCAAGCCATACGTAGAGAATAAGTGGATTAAGCTGCCTGTAATGTCTATTTTAATAGATCATCCCGATGGAAAAATTTTATATGATGTAGGAAGTAATCCAGAAGCAATGAATGGCTATTGGCCAAAAAATTTGCAAGAAGTTTATCCATTATATCAAACAAAGGAACAAAGATTAGAAAATCAATTAGCTTTATGTGGAACAAAACCAGAAGAAATAAAGAAAGTGATAATTTCTCATATGCATTTAGATCATGCAGGAAACTTAAATATGTTTAAAGATGCTGATGTATATGTACCAAAGGCAGATTTTATGCAAGCTCAAACTCAAGTAAGGTTAAACGAAAATCCGCTTACCCATGGAGGATATATTAAAGCTGATATGGATGTTTCAGTAAAACAATATCATTTGGTGGAAGAAGATTTTGAATTTGCAAAAGGTGTAGAAATAATAAATTTACCAGGACATACACCAGGATTACTTGGAATAGTAGTTCATTTGGAAGATGAAGGCACATTAATCTTCCCACAAGATTGTGTATATAGCTCAGAAATCTACGGACCACCAGCTAAAGCATCAGGATTACTTTATGATAGTCTTTCCTTCTTTAAATCAATTGAAAAGGTAAGAGCTCTAGAGAAAAAATATGATGCCAAAGTATTTTTTGCTCATGATGAAGAATTCTTTAAAACAATAAAACTTGCTCCAGAATTCTATAAATAA
- a CDS encoding LytTR family DNA-binding domain-containing protein, giving the protein MKVNINIISSELEEEVNFNIHNVNEKINEAIELLTSSKKIIKYLLVKKEDKHYKVNIDEVFYIESIDRKIFIYTKAETYEISEKLYILEEQLSSNNFLRISKSMLLNINKIYSFYPKLSGNLEALLTNKEKVIISRRYVSNLKSKLGMRDTE; this is encoded by the coding sequence ATGAAAGTTAATATAAATATTATCTCTTCTGAATTAGAAGAAGAAGTTAATTTTAATATTCACAATGTTAATGAAAAAATTAATGAAGCTATAGAATTACTTACCTCTTCAAAAAAAATTATTAAATACTTGCTTGTAAAAAAAGAAGATAAGCATTATAAAGTAAATATAGATGAAGTTTTTTATATAGAATCCATAGATAGAAAAATATTTATATATACAAAAGCAGAAACCTATGAAATTTCCGAAAAATTATATATACTTGAAGAACAATTATCTAGCAATAACTTCCTAAGAATATCCAAGTCTATGCTTCTGAATATCAATAAAATTTACTCTTTTTATCCTAAACTAAGTGGGAACTTAGAAGCACTTTTGACAAACAAAGAGAAAGTTATTATTTCAAGAAGATATGTTTCAAACTTAAAAAGCAAATTAGGAATGAGGGATACTGAGTGA
- a CDS encoding DUF2334 domain-containing protein, giving the protein MTEIKMFNDKQLLLIENKLKINFEGKPLKFVNHIYRNINRYFIPISEFINQLECEFNSPKSKENILFKEKYSTCINYKINNYKFIIVNNVLYLSLFDICRMLNAKSRWDYNSSSISLYWDRDKHESCMRPRGRVALIRFEDVTAGDEYLDSDNLEKFRVVADYMFSAGVPFHIAWIPRFIDPPNGIDNDISKDYSMSNANFLFTIEYLLNRNGIIGLHGYTHQYGNEVSADGTEFNEERNNDEESVRKRVEAAINTAKKLELSVKFFESPHYAATEFQQSIFEQYFEIIYECCVGIWGSQIVLSPRNHRTLYIPTPLDYVEGKGDTEKMLDGINNLGEATLASLFYHPYIDFEYITLKSDTNGYPLSNYSENSPLHRIVKALYDKKCNFAKITDIGCNNKPYHK; this is encoded by the coding sequence GTGACAGAGATAAAAATGTTTAATGATAAACAATTACTTTTAATAGAGAATAAATTGAAAATAAATTTTGAGGGGAAACCATTAAAGTTTGTTAATCATATATATCGAAACATCAATCGTTACTTTATACCTATATCGGAATTTATTAACCAATTGGAATGTGAATTTAATAGCCCAAAAAGTAAAGAAAATATACTATTTAAAGAGAAATATTCAACATGTATAAATTATAAGATTAATAATTATAAGTTTATTATAGTTAATAATGTATTATACTTATCATTATTTGATATATGCAGAATGTTAAATGCTAAATCTAGATGGGATTACAATAGTAGTTCCATATCACTTTATTGGGATAGGGATAAGCATGAGAGTTGTATGAGACCTCGTGGAAGAGTTGCTTTAATTAGATTTGAAGACGTAACTGCAGGTGATGAGTATTTAGATTCTGACAATCTAGAGAAATTTAGAGTAGTAGCAGACTATATGTTTTCAGCTGGTGTTCCATTTCATATAGCATGGATACCAAGGTTTATTGATCCTCCAAACGGTATTGACAATGATATATCTAAAGATTATAGCATGTCTAATGCAAACTTTCTTTTCACAATTGAGTACTTACTGAACAGAAATGGGATAATTGGCTTGCATGGCTATACTCATCAGTATGGTAATGAGGTAAGTGCAGATGGTACTGAGTTTAATGAAGAACGGAATAATGATGAAGAGAGTGTAAGAAAAAGAGTTGAAGCAGCTATTAATACGGCAAAAAAATTAGAATTGTCTGTGAAGTTTTTTGAGAGCCCTCATTATGCAGCTACTGAATTTCAACAGAGTATATTTGAGCAGTATTTTGAGATAATTTATGAATGTTGCGTAGGCATCTGGGGATCGCAAATAGTTCTAAGTCCCCGGAATCATAGAACCTTATATATTCCTACACCTTTAGATTATGTAGAAGGGAAAGGTGATACGGAAAAAATGCTTGATGGAATAAATAATTTAGGTGAAGCCACATTAGCTAGCTTATTTTATCACCCATATATTGATTTTGAATATATAACACTTAAAAGTGATACTAATGGATATCCACTAAGTAATTATTCGGAAAATTCTCCACTTCATCGAATAGTAAAAGCTTTATATGATAAAAAGTGTAACTTTGCAAAAATCACAGACATAGGCTGCAATAATAAACCATATCATAAGTGA
- a CDS encoding TetR/AcrR family transcriptional regulator: protein MDNILTRKTEDKKELKRKVILKAAADVFSKKGYIETSIKDITNEASISVGSFYSYFNNKEEILLQIFDEISNMSMNAALESSNALKDNVIEQFTVSMTNAICIYAKNKEFAKILFVKSMGINELFENKRTEILDRTTVYLKMLLEHLNTKHLCGIDNIEITSVLLTHSIFGVITNWLNERLDCRIKDIIFTLCTYHLKALNIDYTAENINKYIDDVLESDYRELLN from the coding sequence ATGGATAATATTCTTACAAGAAAAACAGAAGATAAAAAAGAATTAAAACGAAAAGTAATTTTAAAAGCTGCTGCTGATGTTTTTTCCAAAAAGGGCTATATAGAAACTTCTATAAAAGATATAACTAATGAAGCTTCTATTTCTGTAGGTTCGTTTTATTCTTACTTTAATAACAAAGAAGAAATATTGCTACAAATCTTTGATGAAATTTCAAATATGAGTATGAATGCTGCTTTAGAAAGTTCAAATGCTTTAAAAGATAATGTAATCGAACAATTTACAGTCTCAATGACAAATGCAATCTGTATATACGCAAAAAATAAAGAGTTTGCCAAAATATTGTTTGTAAAATCCATGGGCATTAATGAATTATTTGAAAATAAACGTACAGAAATCCTAGATAGAACAACTGTATATTTAAAAATGCTGTTAGAGCATTTAAACACAAAACACTTATGTGGTATAGATAATATAGAGATAACTTCAGTTCTTCTTACACATAGCATATTTGGTGTAATAACCAATTGGCTTAACGAAAGACTTGATTGTAGAATAAAAGATATAATTTTCACCTTATGCACTTATCATCTCAAAGCTCTAAATATAGATTACACAGCAGAAAATATTAATAAATATATAGATGACGTTCTTGAATCAGATTACAGAGAACTTCTTAACTAA